A single region of the Strigops habroptila isolate Jane chromosome 3, bStrHab1.2.pri, whole genome shotgun sequence genome encodes:
- the SGSM3 gene encoding small G protein signaling modulator 3, with product MSGHHTPSAGGPFSALTPSIWPQEILAKYTQKEESVEQPEFRYDEFGFRVDKEDGAEPNSSKLLGIPLTEEPQQRLKWQAHLEFTHNHDVGDLTWDKIEVTLPHSDKLRSLVLAGIPHSMRPQLWMRLSGALQKKRNSEMSYRDIVKNSSNNETIAAKQIEKDLLRTMPSNACFSNMNSIGVPRLRRILRGLAWLYPEIGYCQGTGMVAASLLLFLEEEDAFWMMCAIIEELVPASYFSTTLMGVQTDQRVLRQLIVQYLPRLDKLLQEHDIELSLITLHWFLTSFASVVHIKLLLRIWDLFFYEGSLVLFQLTLGMLSMKEDELIQSENSASIFNTLSDIPSQIEDADVLLREAMRVAGSLTDVAVETQRRKHLAYLIADQGQLLNSSTTVNNLSKIVRRRTQRRKSGITSLLFGDDDLEALKAKNIKQTELVADLREAILQVARHFQCVDPKNCSIDLTPDYSMESHQRDHENYVACSRNRRRRAKALLDFERHDDDELGFRKNDIITIISQKDEHCWVGELNGLRGWFPAKFVEILDERSKEYSIAGDDSVTEGVTDLVRGTLCPALKSIFEHGLKKPSLLGGPCHPWLFIEEAASREVERDFDSVYSRLVLCKTYRLDEDGKVLTPEELLYRAVQAVNMTHDAAHAQMDVKLRSLICVGLNEQVLHLWLEVLCSSLQTVEKWFHPWSFLRSPGWVQIKCELRVLCKFAFSLSQDWELPIKREEKEKKPLKEGVQDMLVKHHLFSWDIDG from the exons ATGTCAG GCCATCACACTCCCTCTGCCGGGGGCCCCTTCTCAGCACTCACTCCCAGCATTTGGCCTCAGGAGATCCTGGCAAAATACACACAG AAAGAAGAATCTGTCGAGCAGCCAGAGTTCCGCTATGATGAATTCGGTTTCCGAGTTGATAAGGAAG ATGGTGCTGAGCCAAACTCCAGCAAGCTTCTGGGGATCCCACTGACAGAGGAGCCACAGCAGAGGCTCAAGTGGCAGGCTCACCTGGAATTCACACATAACCATGACGTGGGTGACCTCACCTGGGACAAAATTGAGGTCACCCTACCTCATTCAGACAAGCTGCGCTCCCTGGTGCTAGCCGGCATCCCACATAGCATGAGGCCACAG CTGTGGATGCGCCTGTCAGGAGCCTTGCAGAAGAAGAGGAATTCAGAGATGTCGTATCGGGATATTGTGAAAAACAGCTCTAACAATGAAACCATTGCTGCCAAACAG ATTGAAAAGGACTTGCTACGCACAATGCCCAGCAACGCCTGCTTCTCCAACATGAACAGTATCGGGGTGCCACGGCTACGCAGGATACTACGTGGACTTGCCTGGCTCTACCCAGAGATTGGATATTGCCAGGGCACTGGCATG GTggctgcctctctgctgctctttttggaggaggaagatgcCTTCTGGATGATGTGCGCTATCATCGAGGAACTGGTTCCTGCCTCCTACTTCAGCACCACCCTGATGGGCGTGCAGACAGACCAGCGTGTCCTGCGACAGCTCATTGTGCAGTATTTGCCTCGCCTGGACAAGCTGCTCCAGGAGCACGACATTG AGCTCTCCTTGATCACCTTGCACTGGTTCCTCACCTCTTTCGCTAGTGTTGTTCACATTAAGCTGCTGCTGCGTATATGGGACCTATTCTTCTACGAGGGCTCTCTGGTGCTGTTCCAGCTCACTTTGGGCATGCTCAGTATGAAG GAGGATGAGCTAATCCAGTCCGAGAACTCTGCCTCGATCTTCAACACGCTCTCAGACATCCCCAGTCAGATTGAAGATGCAGATGTGCTGCTGCGGGAGGCCATGCGCGTGGCTGGCTCGCTGACAGATGTGGCGGTGGAGACCCAGCGCCGCAAACACTTGGCCTACCTCATTGCTGACCAAGGGCAGCTGCTCAACTCCAGCACCACTGTCAACAATTTATCCAAA ATTGTGCGTCGCAGAACCCAGCGCAGGAAATCTGGCATCACCTCTCTGCTTTTTG GGGATGATGATCTGGAGGCACTGAAAGCCAAGAACATCAAGCAGACAGAGCTGGTGGCTGACCTGCGTGAGGCCATTCTGCAGGTGGCACGGCACTTCCAGTGTGTGGATCCCAAGAACTGCAGCATT GATCTGACTCCAGACTACAGCATGGAGAGCCACCAGCGGGACCACGAGAACTATGTGGCCTGTTCCCGCAACCGCCGCCGGCGAGCCAAGGCACTGCTGGACTTTGAGCGACACGATGACGATGAGCTGGGCTTCCGAAAGAACGACATCATCACG attatttcccAGAAGGATGAGCACTGCTGGGTGGGAGAGCTGAACGGACTGAGAG GTTGGTTTCCTGCAAAATTTGTGGAGATCCTGGATGAGCGGAGTAAAGAG TACTCCATCGCTGGAGATGACTCAGTCACAGAAGGAGTGACAGACTTGGTGCGAGGGACACTCTGTCCAGCCTTGAAGTCCATATTTGAACATGGATTGAAGAAGCCATCTCTGCTGGGGGGGCCCTGCCACCCCTGGCTGTTCATTGAAGAG GCTGCAAGCCGGGAAGTGGAACGTGACTTTGACTCTGTGTACTCTCGCCTTGTGCTCTGCAAGACTTACAG GCTTGATGAAGATGGCAAAGTCCTCACTCCAGAGGAGCTGCTTTACCGG GCAGTTCAGGCTGTGAACATGACACACGATGCTGCACATGCACAGATGGACGTGAAGCTTCGTTCCCTCATCTGTGTTGGACTTAA TGAGCAGGTGCTGCACTTGTGGCTGGAGGTGCTGTGCTCAAGCCTGCAGACCGTGGAGAAGTGGTTCCATCCCTGGTCATTCCTGCGCAGTCCCGGCTGGGTGCAGATCAAATGTGAGCTGAG